The genomic segment TGGAAGCGGAACCAGCCGCGCTCGTCCGTCGCACGCAGCTGGGGCGGCTCGCCGCCGGTCAGCGCGTCCGGCAGCCGCACCCCGTACTTGTCGGCGAGTTCGAGGAGGGTCGTGGGCCGCATCGACCCGGTGAAATGCAGGTGCAGGTGGGCCTTCGGCAACAGCCGTACATCGCGCTCCATTCCAAGATCCTGCCGCACTCGCGCACCCTCGCGGTAGCCGGTTTCCCGATCGAGTCCGTCGTCGAACAAAAAAGTGACCCCCGGCCGGGTCGCCGGGGGTCATCTCTTCCGTGTGAACAGCGGGTCAGTCGCGGGCCTCGCCCAGCAGCTTCTGGAGCCGCGAGACGCCCTCGGCCAGGTCCTCGTCGCCCAGCGCGTACGACAGCCGCAGATAGCCCGGCGTGCCGAACGCCTCGCCCGGTACGACGGCCACCTCGGCCTCGTCCAGGATCAACGCGGCCAGCTCGACCGACGTGGCCGGGCGCCTGCCGCGGATCTCCTTGCCGAGCAGCGCCTTCACCGACGGGTACGCGTAGAACGCGCCCTCCGGCACAGGGCACAGCACGCCGTCGATCTCGTTGAGCATCCGCACGATGGTCCGGCGGCGGCGGTCGAAGGCGGTCCGCATCTCGGCGACCGCGTCGAGCGGGCCCGCCACCGCGGCCAGGGCGGCGATCTGCGCCACGTTGCTGACGTTGGACGTGGCGTGGGACTGGAGGTTCGTGGCGGCCTTCACGACGTCCTTCGGACCGATCAGCCAGCCCACCCGCCAGCCGGTCATCGCGTAGGTCTTGGCGACCCCGTTGACCACGACGCACTTGTCGCGCAGCTCGGGGACGAGCGCGGGGAGCGAGGTGAACTTCGCGTCGCCGTAGACCAGGTGCTCGTAGATCTCGTCGGTCAGCACCCACAGCCCGTGCTCGACGGCCCAGCGGCCGATCGCCTCGGCGTCGGCCTCGCTGTAGACGGCGCCGGTCGGGTTGGAGGGGGAGACGAACAGCACGACCTTCGTGCGCTCGGTGCGCGCGGCCTCCAACTGCTCGACCGAGACCCGGTAGCCGGTGGTCTCGTCGGCGACGACCTCGACGGGCACCCCGCCGGCCAGCCGGATCGACTCCGGGTAGGTCGTCCAGTACGGGGCCGGGACGATGACCTCGTCGCCCGGGTCGAGGATCGCGGCGAACGCCTCGTAGATGGCCTGCTTGCCGCCGTTGGTCACCAGGACCTGGGAGGCGTCGATCTCGTAACCGGAGTCGCGCAGCGTCTTCTCTGCGATGGCGGCCTTGAGCTCGGGAAGCCCGCCTGCCGGGGTGTAGCGGTGGTACTTCGGGTCGCGGCAGGCATCGGCCGCGGCGTCGACGATGTAGCCGGGGGTCGGGAAGTCGGGCTCACCGGCGCCGAAGCCGATCACCGGACGACCGGCGGCCTTGAGTGCCTTGGCCTTGGCGTCGACGGCGAGGGTCGCGGATTCGGAGATCGCACCGACGCGGGCGGAGACCCGGCGCTCGGACGGAGAAGTTGCAGCGCTCATGTGCCCCATGGTCCCAGACGGGGAGCGACCGCGGCACGGGGGTTTCAGGGACCGGACAACCCGGGGACAAGCGGCCGACAACGGGCGTCGGCGCGGGGGCCGGGGGCGGGTCCGGAACCATCTGTTCGACGTTCGGCCGCTGAACACGTACACTCACCTGTCGTTGGCCTTCACCAGCCACGCTGTTGATGCACCGGGAGCACCGGAGCGGATGCGGTAGATTGGTGGAAACCACAAAGGGTCGTAGCTCAATTGGTAGAGCACTGGTCTCCAAAACCAGCGGTTGGGGGTTCAAGTCCCTCCGGCCCTGCTACACGCGTCTTCGCCAGGATGCGTGCGCATGTACGTACTTCAATGCACTGCCGTGCGGCTTCACCGGGCGCGGCACGGCCACGACCCGGAATCAGGTGAGTAGCGTGACGGACGCCGTAGGCTCCATCGACATGCCTGATGCCGAGGATGAAGTCCCCGAGTCCCAGAAGCGGCCTCGGAAGGGCGGGAAGCGCGGAAAGAAGGGCCCACTGGGCCGTCTCGCGCTGTTCTACCGCCAGATCGTCGCCGAGTTGCGGAAGGTCGTCTGGCCGACCCGCAACCAGCTGACGACGTACACCAGTGTGGTGATCGCCTTCGTCGTTGTCATGATCGGTATCGTCACCGTGCTTGACTTCGGTTTCCAGCGGGTCATCAAGTACGTATTCGGCTGATCCCGCGGAGGGCGCCTGACCGGCGCCCCTTTCGCATGTTCCACCCATTTGTATCCAGGAAGAAGCAGCCATCGTGTCTGACCCGAACCTGAACGACGCCCGCGAGCCTGAGGCAGGCGCCGTCGAGTCTGCCGAGGACGAGCTCGACATCGTTGAGGCGAAGGACGCTGTGGAGCCGGACCAGGCCGAAGCTGCCGACGTCGCCGCGGGCGAGCCCGCCGAGCAGGCCGCCGTGCACACCGAGGCTGAAGAGGCCGTCGAGTCCGCCACGGACGAGGAGTCCGTCGCCGACGAGGACGGGTCCACCGACGTGGAGTCGGCCGAGGACGCCGCTGTCCCGGAGGACGCCGATGTCTCCGAGGATGCCGACGTGGCCGAGAGCGCGGACGCCGAGCCGGTGGCAGAGCCGGTCGACGCGGTCACCGCGCTCCGCGAGGAGCTTCGTGGTCTCCCCGGCGAGTGGTACGTCATCCACACGTACGCCGGTTACGAGAAGCGTGTGAAGGCCAACCTGGAGCAGCGCGCCGTCTCGCTCAACGTCGAGGACTTCATCTACCAGGCCGAGGTGCCCGAGGAAGAGATCGTCCAGATCAAGAACGGCGAGCGGAAGAACGTCCGTCAGAACAAGCTCCCGGGATACGTCCTGGTGCGCATGGACCTGACGAACGAGTCGTGGGGCGTGGTCCGCAACACCCCCGGCGTCACCGGTTTCGTGGGCAACGCCTACGACCCGTACCCGCTGACCCTGGACGAGATCGTCAAGATGCTCGCGCCGGAGGCCGAGGAGAAGGCCGCCCGCGAGGCCGCCGAGGCCGAGGGCAGGCCGGCTCCGTCCCGCAAGGTCGAGGTCCAGGTGCTGGACTTCGAGGTGGGCGACTCGGTCACCGTCACCGACGGCCCGTTCGCGACGCTCCAGGCGACGATCAACGAGATCAACGCCGACTCGAAGAAGGTCAAGGGCCTCGTCGAGATCTTCGGCCGCGAGACTCCGGTCGAGCTGAGCTTCGACCAGATCCAGAAGAACTAGTGCCTCTCCCGGCAAGCTTTGCCCTGTCGCGTCGCCCAGCACTTCCCCGAGCTCTCGGCTTCGCTCGATCAGGGGAGGCCCCGTCCTCGCCGTGTCGGCCAAAAGCCCTGGTAGCCCTTCCCCCAAGGTCTTGAGGACCAGGGAGGACCCCCTCCAGGACTTCCGGCCGCCTTGCGATCGCACGCGCCGGACGACGCTCCTTGACGGGCAAACCTTGCCGGTCACGGCACCAGCCCCCTCGACGGAGGAACCGGTGGGTTTCACGCCCTCCGGTCATATGCCTGACCAGCAGGTCAGACCGGCTTCACGGCCTGTCTGACCTGCTCGGTTTTTGGTCGCGCAGCCATACCCGTTATCGTTGTGCGGTATGCCTCTGTCCGGATGACCGGACGGCGGCGAAAAACTCTCACTAGGACCCGGAGAGAGCAATGCCTCCCAAGAAGAAGAAGGTCACGGGGCTCATCAAGCTCCAGATCCAGGCCGGTGCGGCCAACCCGGCTCCGCCGGTCGGTCCCGCACTGGGTCAGCACGGCGTCAACATCATGGAGTTCTGCAAGGCCTACAACGCCGCGACCGAGTCGCAGCGTGGCATGGTCGTGCCGGTGGAGATCACGGTCTACGACGACCGTTCCTTCACCTTCGTCACGAAGACTCCGCCGGCCGCCAAGCTGATCCTCAAGGCCGCGGGTGTGGACAAGGGCTCCGGCGAGCCGCACAAGACCAAGGTCGCCAAGCTGACGGCCGCCCAGGTCCGCGAGATCGCCACGACGAAGCTTCCCGACCTGAACGCCAACGACCTCGACGCCGCGTCGAAGATCATCGCTGGCACCGCCCGTTCCATGGGCATCACGGTCGAAGGCTGACTCAGCCCCGTAGACCGACAGTGGTAGGACCAAGCGCTGGTCCGCACCACGACTCCCCACCTGAAACCACACAGGAGCAGAAGTGAAGCGCAGCAAGACTCTCCGCGCTGCGGACGCCAAGGTCGACCGGGAGCGCAACTACGCCCCGCTCGAGGCCGTCCGTCTCGCCAAGGACACCGCCACCACCAAGTTCGACGGCACCGTCGAGGTCGCCTTCCGCCTGGGTGTCGACCCTCGCAAGGCCGACCAGATGGTCCGTGGCACCGTGAACCTGCCGCACGGCACCGGCAAGACCGCCCGGGTCCTGGTCTTCGCGACCGGTGACCGTGCTGCGGCCGCGGAGGCCGCGGGCGCCGACATCGTCGGCGCCGACGAGCTCATCGACGAGGTGGCCAAGGGCCGTCTGGACTTCGACGCCGTCGTCGCCACCCCGGACCTCATGGGCAAGGTCGGCCGTCTCGGCCGTGTGCTCGGTCCGCGTGGTCTGATGCCGAACCCGAAGACCGGCACCGTCACCCCCGATGTCGTCAAGGCTGTCAACGACATCAAGGGCGGCAAGATCGAGTTCCGCGTCGACAAGCACTCGAACCTGCACTTCATCATCGGCAAGGTCTCCTTCGACGAGACGAAGCTGGTCGAGAACTACGCCGCGGCACTGGACGAGATCCTTCGTCTGAAGCCGTCCGCCGCCAAGGGCCGTTACATCAAGAAGGCGACCCTGGCGACGACGATGGGTCCTGGCATCCCGCTGGACGCCAACCGCACCCGCAACCTCCTCGTCGAGGAGGACCCGGCCGCCGTCTGAGCCCCCGCGCTCACCCGGTAGCCGCGTCGACACGCGTGTACGACGGGCCCCGCAACCTTTCGAGGTGCGGGGCCCGTCCTCGTATCCGTACGGGGTAGTCGTACGGATAAATGACTGTCGGAGCATTGCGTTAGCGTGATCCCGACAGACAACGAGGGGTGGAGCGTTCATGAGCACGAAGACGGTACGACGCGTGGGGGCCACGGTCGCCATGGCGGCGATGCTGACCTCGGTGGCGGCCTGCGGCGGCTCCGACGACGGCGGCAGCGGCAAGAGCGCGGAGAAGAAGGACAACGGCGGCGCCGTGGCGAAGGTCGACCCGATCGCCGCCCTGCGGACCGTCCAGAAGAAGACCAACGGCGCCAAGTCCGCCAAGGTCGAGGGCACCACGGTCATGGGCGACACCATGTCGATGACCCAGTCCGGCTCCCTCGACTGGACGGACGGCGTCACCGGCAGCATGACCATCAAGTACACCGGCGGCTCCATGGCGGACTCCATGAAGCAGCTCGGCGGCGACGGCACCATGCAGGCCAGGTACTTCAAGGACGCCTACTACGCGAACATGGGCGAGGCGTTCGCCAAGCAGGCCGGCGGCAAGCACTGGATCCGGTACGCGTACGACGACCTGGCCAAGGTGGCGGGGGCGTCCGGCGAGGTCATGAAGGACCAGATGCAGAACGCCACCCCCGACCAGGGGGTCAAGGCGCTGCTCGCCTCGGGCGATGTGAAGAAGGTCGGCCAGGAGGACGTACGGGGCGTCTCCGCCACGCACTACTCCGGCACGGTCGACGTGGCCGAGCTGACCGCGAAGAGCACCGCCCTGAGCGCCGAGCAGCTGGCGGAGTTCAAGAAGCAGCTGACCGACGCCGGAGTGACCACCGAGCAGGTCGACATCTGGGTGGACAAGAACGACCTCCTGGTGAAGAAGATCGAGAAGGGCATGATGAAGACCGGAGAGCTGAACTCCACGGTCTTCTACAGCGACTACGGCGTCAAGGCCGCCGCCGAGCTGCCGCCGACCGGTGACACGGTCGACTTCGCCGAGATGATGAAGCAGGCGCAGAGCGGATCGGGCGGCTCGTAGTCCTCCACCGGTTCCGCTTCCGGCAGGTCCTGCGAATTCCGCCCCTGCCGGGCGGTCCGGGCGGTCCGGACGGTCCTGGCGGACAGCGCCGGATCACGGTGCCGGCCGCCCGGTCCAGGACGGATTTGCCCGACGCGACCCCGGTCGCGTACTCTTCGACAGAAGCCAAAGACCGCTGGTCGTCGCTGTGCACTCGCAAGAGGAATCAGTGACCGAAGGTTCCGTTGAGCACGGACGACCCGCGCAGGTGACTGTGGAAAGCTCCCCGACTTGTCGGGTCGAGCTACGCCCCGTGCACCTGTGCCGGGGCGTTTCGTCTTTTCCGGCCCCTTCTGAGCGGTCCTCATCATCCGGAAGGAGGCCGACGCTCATGGCAAGGCCCGACAAGGCTGCCGCGGTGGCCGAGCTGACGGACCAGTTCCGCAGCTCGAACGCCGCGATGCTGACCGAGTACCGGGGTCTCACCGTGGCTCAGCTCAAGGAGCTGCGCCGTTCGCTCGGTGAGAACGCCCAGTACGCCGTGGTGAAGAACACGCTGACCAAGATCGCGGCCAACGAGGCCGGGATCAACACGCTGGACGACCTGTTCTCGGGTCCGACGGCGGTTGCCTTCATCACCGGTGACCCGGTGGAGTCGGCGAAGGGTCTTCGTGACTTCGCCAAGGACAACCCCAACCTCATCATCAAGGGCGGTGTCCTTGACGGTAAGGCGCTGTCCGCGGATGAGATCAAGAAGCTCGCGGACCTCGAGTCCCGCGAGGTTCTGCTCGCCAAGGTGGCCGGTGGAATCAAGGCGTCGATGGCCAAGGCCGCGGCGACGTTCCAGGCCCCGCTGTCGGAGTTCGTCCGCACCGCGGACGCCCTTCGCGCCAAGGTCGAGCAGGGCGGTGCCGGTACGCCGGCTCCCGCCGACGCCGAGGTGGCGGAGTAACCCTCCGCCCTCCGGCTCGGAGCGGGCCCGTACGCCCGCCTTCATGTACACCCGGCACCTGCCGACTTAGTGGAAGGACGCCATCATGGCGAAGCTGTCCCAGGACGACCTGCTCGCGCAGTTCGAGAACCTGACCCTCATCGAGCTCTCCGACTTCGTGAAGGCATTCGAGGAGAAGTTCGACGTCAAGGCCGCCGCCCCGGTCGCCGTCGCCGCCAGCGGTGGCGGTCCCGCCGCCGCCGAGGCCGCTGAGGAGCAGGACGAGTTCGACGTCGTCCTCACCGCCGCCGGTGACAAGAAGATCCAGGTCATCAAGGTCGTGCGTGAGCTGACCTCGCTGGGTCTCAAGGAGGCCAAGGACCTCGTCGACGGCGCCCCGAAGCCCGTCCTCGAGAAGGTCGCCAAGGAGGCCGCCGAGAAGGCCGCCGAGTCCCTCAAGGCCGCCGGCGCCTCCGTCGAGGTCAAGTGACCCTGCGAGTCCTCTGACTCGTTCGGACCAACCCCGCTGTGAGGCGGGGCGTCACATCGCGAAGGGCGATCACCCATCCGGGTGGTCGCCCTTCGGCGTGCCCGAAGAGGGTGCCTTGAACTTCCTCCGTTGACGAGTATGGTGATCTTCGCCGTGCCCATCTTGGGGCCGCCGGCCGACGCGCAGGGGTGGTCGGCGAGCGGGCCGGGGGCGCTGTCGGGGGCCGAGGGGGCCTTGACGAACCGCGCGTGGC from the Streptomyces sp. AM 4-1-1 genome contains:
- the rplA gene encoding 50S ribosomal protein L1 is translated as MKRSKTLRAADAKVDRERNYAPLEAVRLAKDTATTKFDGTVEVAFRLGVDPRKADQMVRGTVNLPHGTGKTARVLVFATGDRAAAAEAAGADIVGADELIDEVAKGRLDFDAVVATPDLMGKVGRLGRVLGPRGLMPNPKTGTVTPDVVKAVNDIKGGKIEFRVDKHSNLHFIIGKVSFDETKLVENYAAALDEILRLKPSAAKGRYIKKATLATTMGPGIPLDANRTRNLLVEEDPAAV
- the rplJ gene encoding 50S ribosomal protein L10 — translated: MARPDKAAAVAELTDQFRSSNAAMLTEYRGLTVAQLKELRRSLGENAQYAVVKNTLTKIAANEAGINTLDDLFSGPTAVAFITGDPVESAKGLRDFAKDNPNLIIKGGVLDGKALSADEIKKLADLESREVLLAKVAGGIKASMAKAAATFQAPLSEFVRTADALRAKVEQGGAGTPAPADAEVAE
- the rplK gene encoding 50S ribosomal protein L11; this translates as MPPKKKKVTGLIKLQIQAGAANPAPPVGPALGQHGVNIMEFCKAYNAATESQRGMVVPVEITVYDDRSFTFVTKTPPAAKLILKAAGVDKGSGEPHKTKVAKLTAAQVREIATTKLPDLNANDLDAASKIIAGTARSMGITVEG
- the nusG gene encoding transcription termination/antitermination protein NusG, coding for MSDPNLNDAREPEAGAVESAEDELDIVEAKDAVEPDQAEAADVAAGEPAEQAAVHTEAEEAVESATDEESVADEDGSTDVESAEDAAVPEDADVSEDADVAESADAEPVAEPVDAVTALREELRGLPGEWYVIHTYAGYEKRVKANLEQRAVSLNVEDFIYQAEVPEEEIVQIKNGERKNVRQNKLPGYVLVRMDLTNESWGVVRNTPGVTGFVGNAYDPYPLTLDEIVKMLAPEAEEKAAREAAEAEGRPAPSRKVEVQVLDFEVGDSVTVTDGPFATLQATINEINADSKKVKGLVEIFGRETPVELSFDQIQKN
- the rplL gene encoding 50S ribosomal protein L7/L12, which translates into the protein MAKLSQDDLLAQFENLTLIELSDFVKAFEEKFDVKAAAPVAVAASGGGPAAAEAAEEQDEFDVVLTAAGDKKIQVIKVVRELTSLGLKEAKDLVDGAPKPVLEKVAKEAAEKAAESLKAAGASVEVK
- the secE gene encoding preprotein translocase subunit SecE, with translation MTDAVGSIDMPDAEDEVPESQKRPRKGGKRGKKGPLGRLALFYRQIVAELRKVVWPTRNQLTTYTSVVIAFVVVMIGIVTVLDFGFQRVIKYVFG
- a CDS encoding pyridoxal phosphate-dependent aminotransferase, with product MSAATSPSERRVSARVGAISESATLAVDAKAKALKAAGRPVIGFGAGEPDFPTPGYIVDAAADACRDPKYHRYTPAGGLPELKAAIAEKTLRDSGYEIDASQVLVTNGGKQAIYEAFAAILDPGDEVIVPAPYWTTYPESIRLAGGVPVEVVADETTGYRVSVEQLEAARTERTKVVLFVSPSNPTGAVYSEADAEAIGRWAVEHGLWVLTDEIYEHLVYGDAKFTSLPALVPELRDKCVVVNGVAKTYAMTGWRVGWLIGPKDVVKAATNLQSHATSNVSNVAQIAALAAVAGPLDAVAEMRTAFDRRRRTIVRMLNEIDGVLCPVPEGAFYAYPSVKALLGKEIRGRRPATSVELAALILDEAEVAVVPGEAFGTPGYLRLSYALGDEDLAEGVSRLQKLLGEARD